In the genome of Porphyrobacter sp. ULC335, one region contains:
- a CDS encoding 7TM domain-containing protein, with amino-acid sequence MIARLRQTWERATPQVKRPFYVGITVGFVLAVLVGLGIANTDSYFVLPSSLEGVATSQAIWGLKPSNLLMVLPLGAFLVVLARSFVGLKAFGLFTPMLIAVAFLQIGPVMGPVVLCSSVLVGMIVTPSLLKLRMTRVGFLGVLISLIVLVLVAMQMIFDIKLQVDAFPVIVCALCVERWWKQWGKDGGKPAAKMAFNTFMLAVVIEFVMVSDFALALIEWSPLLMPATTAIAIAVLGRYRGLRLSEIHRFAPIWLERRRKARSITNPDQFELDLEPPIMAAAKERAPPLQGMWVIESPADFARGRRRRVPQPIMPNKEAQFEPRFDASGRPLKHNAWIIESVDDV; translated from the coding sequence GTGATCGCACGTCTCCGCCAGACTTGGGAACGCGCGACCCCGCAGGTCAAGCGGCCGTTCTATGTCGGCATCACCGTTGGCTTCGTGCTGGCGGTGCTGGTCGGGCTTGGCATTGCCAATACCGACAGTTACTTCGTGCTTCCCTCGTCGCTCGAAGGGGTGGCGACGTCGCAGGCGATCTGGGGGCTGAAGCCGTCCAACCTGCTGATGGTGCTGCCGCTGGGCGCGTTTCTGGTGGTGCTGGCGCGCAGCTTTGTGGGGTTGAAGGCGTTCGGCCTGTTCACCCCGATGCTGATCGCGGTCGCCTTCCTTCAGATCGGTCCGGTGATGGGGCCCGTGGTGCTGTGTTCATCGGTGCTGGTCGGCATGATCGTGACACCGAGCCTGCTCAAGCTGCGGATGACCCGCGTGGGCTTTCTCGGCGTATTGATCTCGCTGATCGTGCTGGTGCTGGTCGCCATGCAGATGATTTTCGACATCAAGCTGCAGGTCGATGCCTTTCCCGTGATCGTCTGCGCGCTGTGCGTTGAGCGGTGGTGGAAACAGTGGGGCAAGGACGGCGGCAAGCCGGCAGCGAAGATGGCGTTCAACACCTTTATGCTGGCGGTGGTGATCGAATTCGTGATGGTTTCGGACTTTGCACTCGCGCTGATCGAATGGTCGCCGCTGCTGATGCCTGCGACCACCGCCATCGCGATTGCGGTTCTGGGGCGGTATCGCGGCCTGCGCCTGTCCGAAATCCATCGCTTCGCGCCTATCTGGCTCGAACGGCGACGCAAAGCGCGCAGTATCACCAATCCCGATCAGTTCGAACTCGATCTGGAACCGCCAATCATGGCTGCGGCAAAAGAACGCGCGCCACCGCTTCAGGGAATGTGGGTGATCGAATCTCCTGCTGATTTCGCTCGTGGGCGGCGCAGGCGCGTTCCGCAGCCGATCATGCCGAACAAGGAGGCTCAGTTCGAGCCTCGTTTCGACGCGTCTGGCCGACCGCTGAAGCACAATGCCTGGATCATCGAATCGGTGGACGATGTTTGA
- a CDS encoding TonB-dependent receptor, with protein sequence MLRTPFTRVSLIALTATLAAAPHAAFAQSADAAAEDDDVSGNQIIVTAQKIEQRAVDVPITITATTGDRIRDLGVTDLDELSSYVPGLLIQEQSANNPGVVIRGITSDSGSAQQGPRVTLYYNGVDISRSRGSYQAIYDLERVEVIKGPQATLFGTASAVGAISLVSARPREGFSGEVRGGYGNFNQTLLGGFLNIGSDTLAFRLAGEWRTRDGYVENLNPNQEEELYAQDQLGLRASLRWTPTTDLTVDLIGTYDQQRNGGTPFISGTFPGFTGAPGRAANAFRNANLSGNPAGAVALGDDQLGLNREVYDLNLTLDYQFADGWSFTTVNGYRKFDSAEVFDADGSAAPFLEFAEIAKGWQISHEGRFTYAGDSLRASAGWNLFIEDSSQRVPFATEEGVFLTCLGGLFANPRNLCVAPNGSVPSLGVTNIPYTSVFENQGRNEAYSVFADATWTPFAALELTAGVRFLDEYRQSGFFARVPNSVLTGAPLVPGQLDTRGQTFTADDDFTAVLPRFNALYRVTDDVNVFATVSKGRRSPVVQLGARRDGANVIANRLDVPEETVWNYEGGIKLASGSVSAALGVYYQVYNDFQVTVLLPDGTSRTESAGKASNLGIEGELAVDVTEWLNVFGNFGYIDGGIDENSSFAPQFSGARFRLQPEWQASGGFTIDKDFGGVRFFATPSVTHRSRIFFEVPNNPLISQDKVTLFNARAGLSFADERYEIAGFIRNAFNEDYLLDAGNTGGAFGVPTFIPAEPQFYGVEVTAKF encoded by the coding sequence ATGCTCCGCACCCCATTCACGCGCGTCTCGCTAATTGCGCTGACCGCCACCCTCGCCGCCGCCCCGCATGCGGCCTTCGCGCAGAGCGCCGATGCTGCCGCCGAGGACGACGACGTCTCGGGCAACCAGATCATCGTCACCGCGCAGAAGATCGAACAGCGCGCCGTCGACGTGCCAATCACCATCACCGCCACCACCGGCGATCGCATCCGCGACCTTGGCGTGACCGATCTCGACGAGCTTTCAAGCTATGTCCCCGGCCTTCTCATTCAGGAGCAGAGCGCCAACAACCCCGGCGTCGTGATCCGCGGCATCACTTCGGATAGCGGCTCGGCGCAGCAGGGCCCGCGCGTCACGCTCTATTACAACGGCGTCGACATCTCGCGTTCGCGCGGCAGCTATCAGGCGATCTACGATCTGGAGCGCGTCGAAGTGATCAAGGGCCCGCAGGCCACCCTGTTCGGCACCGCTAGCGCCGTGGGCGCGATCAGCCTGGTTTCGGCCCGTCCGCGTGAGGGCTTCTCGGGCGAGGTGCGCGGCGGATACGGCAACTTCAACCAGACGCTGCTGGGCGGCTTCCTCAACATCGGTAGCGACACGCTCGCGTTCCGCCTTGCGGGCGAATGGCGCACGCGTGACGGCTATGTCGAGAACCTCAATCCGAACCAGGAAGAGGAGCTTTACGCACAGGACCAGCTGGGCCTGCGCGCCTCGCTGCGCTGGACCCCGACCACTGACCTCACTGTCGACCTGATCGGCACCTATGACCAGCAGCGCAACGGCGGCACGCCATTCATTTCCGGCACCTTCCCGGGCTTCACGGGTGCACCGGGCAGGGCGGCCAATGCCTTCCGCAACGCCAACCTCTCCGGCAATCCTGCCGGCGCAGTCGCGCTGGGCGACGACCAGCTCGGCCTCAACCGCGAGGTCTATGATCTCAACCTGACGCTCGATTACCAGTTCGCCGACGGGTGGAGCTTCACCACAGTCAACGGCTACCGCAAATTCGACAGCGCCGAGGTGTTCGATGCCGACGGTAGCGCTGCGCCCTTCCTCGAATTCGCCGAAATCGCGAAGGGCTGGCAGATCAGCCACGAAGGCCGCTTCACCTATGCGGGCGACAGCCTGCGGGCGAGTGCGGGGTGGAACCTGTTCATCGAAGACAGCAGCCAGCGGGTGCCCTTCGCTACCGAGGAAGGCGTGTTCCTCACCTGCCTTGGCGGCCTTTTCGCCAACCCGCGCAACCTCTGCGTGGCTCCGAACGGCAGTGTCCCCTCGCTGGGGGTCACCAACATTCCCTACACCTCGGTCTTCGAAAATCAGGGTCGCAACGAAGCCTATTCGGTCTTCGCTGACGCCACCTGGACGCCGTTTGCGGCGCTCGAGCTGACGGCGGGGGTGCGGTTCCTTGACGAATATCGCCAGTCCGGCTTCTTCGCCCGCGTGCCCAACAGCGTGCTGACCGGTGCGCCGCTGGTCCCCGGCCAGCTCGACACCAGAGGGCAGACCTTCACCGCCGATGACGATTTCACCGCGGTGTTGCCGCGCTTCAACGCGCTCTACCGGGTGACGGATGATGTGAACGTGTTCGCCACGGTCTCCAAGGGGCGCCGCTCGCCGGTGGTGCAGCTCGGCGCGCGGCGTGACGGGGCCAACGTTATTGCCAACCGGCTCGACGTGCCCGAGGAAACCGTCTGGAACTACGAAGGCGGCATCAAGCTGGCGAGCGGTTCGGTGTCGGCTGCGCTCGGCGTCTATTATCAGGTTTACAACGACTTCCAGGTGACAGTGCTCCTGCCGGACGGCACCAGCCGCACCGAAAGCGCAGGCAAGGCGTCGAACCTCGGGATCGAAGGCGAGCTGGCGGTGGACGTGACCGAATGGCTCAATGTGTTCGGCAATTTCGGCTATATCGACGGCGGGATCGACGAGAATAGCAGCTTTGCGCCGCAGTTTTCCGGCGCGCGCTTCCGCTTGCAGCCGGAATGGCAGGCATCGGGCGGGTTCACGATCGACAAGGACTTTGGCGGCGTCCGCTTCTTCGCCACGCCGAGCGTGACACATCGCAGCCGCATCTTCTTCGAGGTGCCGAACAATCCGCTGATTTCGCAGGACAAGGTGACGCTGTTCAACGCGCGTGCAGGCCTGAGCTTCGCCGACGAGCGTTATGAAATCGCGGGCTTCATCCGCAATGCCTTCAACGAGGATTACCTGCTGGACGCGGGCAACACCGGCGGAGCTTTCGGCGTTCCGACGTTCATTCCGGCCGAACCGCAGTTCTACGGGGTGGAAGTGACCGCGAAGTTCTGA